One Roseburia rectibacter DNA window includes the following coding sequences:
- a CDS encoding two-component system response regulator, with protein MKKNKILIVDDNKLNRQSLADIFRKAYQIVESEDGKKALEYLKKDKGLSVAAIILDLIMPVMDGFAFLEEFKKHSEYKYIPIVIATTEDNVENEKRCLEYGVWDFIPKSFHREIIWFRVMNAIKRSKQHFLEYDSLTGIYNRQMFYQKTREMLDDSKDQTFAFIRLDIDRFKMINSFYGAAEGDRLLRCMAHNICGVLSAYKTYTYGRLNSDVFGICVAVEKEQDALLIAQKIREQVKKNGELRCYLETSAGCYIIRDKEMEVSAIYEHAVIAAQECKGQYMHHEALYTEQMGKEMQREQQIINEMDTALEEKQFVVYFQPKYELDGYTPRGAEALVRWKKPDGTMVSPGEFIPVFEKNGFIIKLDYYVWDQVCQLIATALRAGRKPDPISVNVSRVNLYNPNFLESLVNLVEKYRIPPEYLHLELTESVFSDTENVILNAVNYLHKAGFTILMDDFGSGYSSLNVLKDIDLDVLKIDMKFLSKGKDDGRGEKILAAVIQMAKALDMPVIAEGVEEKKQVQMLKRLGCNYIQGYYFAKPMPQEDYERLARKSHE; from the coding sequence ATGAAAAAAAATAAGATCTTGATTGTAGATGATAATAAGCTCAACAGGCAGTCCCTGGCTGATATTTTCCGTAAAGCTTATCAGATCGTAGAGTCAGAAGACGGGAAAAAGGCACTGGAGTATCTGAAAAAGGATAAAGGACTTTCGGTAGCGGCAATTATACTGGATCTTATTATGCCTGTAATGGATGGATTTGCTTTCCTGGAGGAATTCAAAAAACACAGTGAATATAAGTATATTCCGATCGTCATTGCGACAACGGAAGACAATGTAGAAAATGAAAAACGCTGTCTGGAGTATGGGGTATGGGATTTTATACCGAAGTCATTCCACCGGGAGATCATCTGGTTTCGTGTCATGAATGCCATCAAAAGGAGCAAACAGCACTTTTTAGAGTATGATTCCCTGACAGGAATTTATAACCGTCAGATGTTTTACCAGAAGACGAGGGAGATGCTGGATGACAGTAAGGATCAGACATTTGCATTTATCCGGCTGGATATTGACCGGTTTAAAATGATCAATTCTTTCTATGGTGCGGCAGAAGGAGACCGTCTGTTAAGATGTATGGCGCACAATATCTGCGGTGTACTCAGCGCATATAAGACGTATACTTATGGCAGATTAAATTCCGATGTTTTTGGAATCTGTGTTGCGGTAGAAAAAGAACAGGATGCACTGCTGATCGCCCAGAAGATCCGGGAACAGGTGAAGAAAAACGGGGAGCTGCGCTGTTATCTTGAGACGTCGGCGGGATGTTATATCATCCGGGACAAGGAGATGGAGGTATCGGCAATCTATGAGCATGCTGTAATTGCGGCACAGGAATGCAAGGGGCAGTATATGCATCATGAGGCACTCTACACGGAACAGATGGGAAAAGAGATGCAGCGGGAGCAGCAGATCATAAACGAAATGGATACGGCACTTGAGGAAAAACAGTTTGTCGTTTATTTTCAGCCGAAGTATGAGTTAGATGGTTATACGCCGCGTGGCGCGGAAGCACTTGTACGCTGGAAAAAACCGGATGGGACGATGGTTTCACCGGGAGAGTTTATACCTGTTTTCGAGAAAAACGGTTTTATTATAAAACTTGATTATTATGTGTGGGATCAGGTCTGCCAGCTTATTGCCACGGCGTTAAGAGCAGGACGTAAGCCGGATCCGATCTCTGTGAATGTTTCCCGTGTCAACCTTTATAATCCAAATTTTTTAGAGTCACTGGTCAATCTTGTGGAAAAATACCGGATACCACCGGAGTACCTGCACTTAGAACTGACGGAGAGTGTTTTTTCCGATACGGAAAATGTCATCTTAAATGCGGTGAATTATCTGCACAAGGCAGGATTTACAATTCTGATGGATGATTTTGGAAGCGGATATTCATCTTTGAACGTGTTAAAGGACATTGATCTGGATGTGCTGAAAATTGATATGAAGTTTCTTTCCAAAGGCAAAGATGATGGGCGCGGAGAAAAGATCTTAGCGGCAGTTATCCAGATGGCAAAAGCGCTGGATATGCCGGTCATTGCAGAAGGCGTTGAAGAAAAGAAACAGGTACAGATGCTCAAGAGACTTGGCTGTAATTATATTCAGGGATATTATTTCGCAAAACCAATGCCACAGGAGGATTATGAACGTCTGGCGCGAAAATCGCATGAATAA
- a CDS encoding spore maturation protein, translated as MQIMMFLSDIMIPLLIFLIIGYGLLCRHNIYEEFIEGAKDGFETVIGIMPTLIGLMVAVGILRASGFLECFSNVCAIFTEKIGFPSELLPLAVVKMFSSSAATGLLLDIYKEYGTDSLLGRMASIMLGSTETIFYTMSVYFMSVKIKKSRYTLAGALAATAAGMAASVVLAGMI; from the coding sequence ATGCAGATAATGATGTTTTTATCCGATATCATGATACCACTTCTGATTTTTTTGATTATCGGATATGGGCTGTTGTGCAGGCACAATATCTACGAAGAGTTTATCGAGGGAGCGAAAGACGGATTTGAAACAGTCATAGGGATCATGCCAACACTGATCGGACTGATGGTTGCTGTTGGAATCCTGCGTGCGTCCGGATTTCTGGAATGTTTTTCAAATGTATGTGCTATTTTCACAGAAAAGATCGGATTCCCGTCCGAACTGCTTCCGCTTGCTGTTGTGAAAATGTTTTCATCTTCGGCGGCAACAGGATTACTTTTAGACATTTATAAGGAGTATGGAACAGATTCGCTTTTAGGGCGTATGGCATCGATCATGCTAGGAAGTACGGAGACGATTTTTTACACGATGTCTGTTTATTTCATGAGTGTAAAGATTAAAAAAAGCCGGTATACGCTTGCCGGGGCATTGGCTGCAACGGCAGCAGGAATGGCTGCGAGCGTAGTGCTGGCAGGAATGATTTGA